The Natator depressus isolate rNatDep1 chromosome 8, rNatDep2.hap1, whole genome shotgun sequence genome window below encodes:
- the LOC141992937 gene encoding zinc finger protein with KRAB and SCAN domains 2-like encodes MPPRTRRSPVWSNDEVLDLINVWREEAVQSQLRSSRRNYDTFGQISRDMMERGHDRGALKCRVKVKELWNAYRKAREANRCSGAAPATCCFYKELDAMLGGDPISTPRTTMDISEPSSTRQEKEEKSWSEGAEKEGDTPAFLDACNQELFSSQKEGSQSQRLVLSEGRTPEEVPDATLRSQPSSLSPAERLQRIQKRPHRSKEDMMHEVM; translated from the exons atgcctccacgcaccaggcgatccccagtatggagcaatgacGAGGTACTGGACCTCATCAATGTTTggagggaggaagctgtccagtcccagctgcgctccagccgtaggaattacgatacctttgggcagatatcaagggacatgatggaaaggggtcATGACCGGGGCGCACTgaagtgcagggttaaagtgaaggagctgtggaatgcctaccgcaaagcccgtgaggcaaaccgctgctctggtgctgcccccgcgacctgctgtttctacaaagagctggatgcaatgCTTGGGGGTGACCCCATCTCCACTccgaggaccaccatggacatttcagagcccagttcaacaaggcaggagaaggaggagaaaagctggagcgagggtgctgagaaGGAGGGAGACACCCCGGCATTCCTAGATGCATGCaaccaggagctgttctcaagccagaaggaaggtagccagtcgcagcggcTAGTGCTTTCAGAAGGACgaacaccagaggaggtgcccg atgcgaccttgagatctcagccgtcctcgttatcaccggccgaaagactccaaagaattcagaagaggccacatagaagcaaagaggacatgatGCATGAAGTAATGtag
- the LOC141992936 gene encoding large ribosomal subunit protein eL34-like, whose product MVQPLTYRHRLSYNTASNKTRLSRTPGNRTVYLYTKKVGKAPTSACGVYPGRLRGVRAVRPKVLMRLSKTKKHVSRAYGSSMCAKCVCDRIKQAFLIEEQKTVVKVLKAQAQSQKSK is encoded by the coding sequence ATGGTTCAGCCTCTGACATACCGTCATAGGTTGTCCTACAACACAGCCTCTAACAAGACCAGGCTGTCCCGGACACCAGGTAACAGGACTGTTTACCTTTACACTAAGAAAGTTGGCAAGGCACCAACGTCTGCATGTGGTGTGTATCCAGGAAGACTTCGCGGTGTTCGTGCTGTGCGCCCTAAAGTCCTTATGAGGTTGTCAAAAACAAAGAAGCATGTTAGCAGAGCCTATGGCAGTTCCATGTGTGCTAAATGTGTCTGTGACAGAATCAAACAAGCTTTCCTTATTGAGGAGCAGAAGACTGTTGTGAAAGTGTTGAAGGCACAAGCACAGAGTCAGAAATCTAAGTGA